From a single Candidatus Sulfotelmatobacter sp. genomic region:
- a CDS encoding TonB-dependent receptor produces MRRLVLRFLILGLILFVLSRGSGQAQTTDISPAHTPSTQIPSTQVPPAQVPAAPVPSAQPPASQAQGGIIHGVVKSGNMPIPGAAVSISPASSNENISTWTDVDGSFSAQVPAYGSYTVGIQMTAFANTTQQVVIDASHQNVLSNFELTLLSRTKSAPHEWRRAGAPGTAQRGFQNLSVQQAAGGQDAGGNSITDVVPSGMPLPGIDPNSATESIAVSGNSSNPLNAMSGDEIEQRINDARAQGGGFGFGGGPGSFGGPGGGGGGRGFGGSSAIVGRRGFDINHPHGSIYYGVGDSALNAAPYALAGEPATNPAYVQNSFGASVGGPLNIPKIYHGGAKTFYFVNYNGKRGENPFDQFSTVPTLLERQGNFSRTTYTTGPQAGQPVQIIDPATNTPFPNNTLPQINPVAGALLPYIPQPNLPGDFQNFHFVTSATNDSDDLNVRVNHTFGAATPRGRRGGRNAPRNNLTLGLHYHGSSASITNPFPSVGGSTNVRSFDVPVGYVRSIGKLTNSVRVDFNRSRTRTQNLYAFNDNIAAAVGIDGVSTNPFDWGLPTLSFTNFGSLQDVNPQLLRNQTYIFSDSVVWNHGKHTWRWGGDFRRVQLNTETSSNARGSFIFTGLNTGYDFADFLYDGFLNGQPALGLPQQTSVQFGKDNYHFHGNYWDLYAQDEWKVRGNLTLNLGVRYEYVSPLTEENNLIANLDLSPAVLNPALGTPVVAVVVPGQPGPYSGNLPGSLVRPDRNNVAPRVGFAWKPFSKMVVRGGYGINYNTGAYQGIAQQLAFQPPFSTAETNIQTTAGELTLQNGFPPPSANGITNNYAVNPNYRLGYVQIRNLDIQQQIRPTLVFNLDYTGTKGTRLDMLQAPNRDANGIRVPYAQAFTFESSVGDSEANAGSVRLRKRLSNGFSVGGLYTFSKAIDDASSIGAGVTTAAGRSGLGGGGTGPVGGGGSSSASSAASVAQNPFDLSAERGLSSFNQTHKFTADYLWELPFGNDRHWLTENTPLRAIFGDWQWSGDWTIASGLPFTPRFIGNAAEVNRGTNGTLRPNLVPGQSIVLPHPTIGEWFNTAAFSPVQPTPYGDARRNSITGPGTEVFDMALTKTVPLKESRVLELRAQATNIFNMPNYTTIDTSVNSPTFGRVTGVGAMRQITMTARFRF; encoded by the coding sequence GTGCGAAGACTAGTTTTGCGGTTTCTGATTTTGGGATTGATTTTGTTTGTTCTTAGTCGCGGTTCCGGGCAGGCTCAGACAACTGACATTTCGCCAGCCCACACTCCTTCAACGCAGATTCCTTCAACACAAGTTCCGCCAGCTCAAGTTCCTGCAGCCCCGGTTCCGTCAGCACAGCCTCCTGCAAGCCAGGCGCAAGGCGGAATCATCCACGGCGTAGTAAAGTCCGGCAACATGCCGATTCCGGGCGCCGCGGTATCTATTTCTCCTGCATCCTCGAACGAGAACATTTCCACCTGGACCGACGTGGACGGAAGCTTCTCCGCGCAGGTGCCGGCTTATGGCTCTTACACCGTGGGCATACAAATGACGGCGTTTGCCAATACCACGCAGCAAGTCGTGATCGACGCGTCGCACCAAAATGTGCTGTCGAATTTCGAATTGACACTTTTGTCTCGGACGAAATCCGCCCCGCATGAGTGGCGGAGGGCCGGGGCTCCAGGCACGGCTCAACGTGGGTTTCAGAATCTTTCTGTGCAGCAGGCTGCGGGTGGTCAGGATGCGGGTGGCAATTCGATCACCGATGTCGTGCCATCAGGAATGCCTTTGCCAGGCATCGATCCGAACAGCGCTACCGAGTCTATCGCCGTCTCGGGCAACTCATCCAATCCGCTCAACGCGATGAGTGGAGATGAGATCGAACAACGGATCAACGATGCTCGTGCCCAGGGGGGTGGTTTTGGATTCGGCGGCGGGCCCGGAAGTTTCGGCGGGCCCGGCGGCGGAGGTGGGGGACGCGGCTTCGGTGGGAGCTCAGCAATCGTTGGGCGCCGAGGCTTCGACATCAATCATCCCCACGGATCGATCTACTATGGCGTCGGCGATTCGGCGCTCAATGCCGCGCCCTATGCCCTGGCCGGAGAACCGGCGACCAATCCAGCTTACGTGCAGAACAGCTTCGGAGCTTCGGTGGGCGGACCGCTGAACATACCCAAGATCTATCACGGTGGCGCGAAGACGTTCTACTTCGTTAACTACAACGGTAAGCGCGGAGAGAATCCTTTCGATCAGTTTTCCACGGTTCCTACGTTGCTCGAACGGCAGGGCAATTTTTCCCGAACGACGTATACGACGGGGCCGCAAGCAGGGCAACCGGTCCAGATTATCGATCCCGCGACGAACACGCCTTTCCCGAACAATACGCTTCCTCAAATTAATCCCGTGGCAGGCGCTCTGCTGCCCTACATCCCGCAACCGAATCTTCCCGGGGATTTTCAGAATTTTCACTTTGTGACTTCCGCGACGAATGACAGCGACGACTTGAACGTGCGTGTGAACCATACGTTCGGAGCCGCGACCCCACGCGGACGGCGCGGAGGGCGCAACGCTCCGCGCAATAATTTGACGCTCGGCCTTCACTATCACGGATCGAGCGCGAGCATTACCAACCCGTTTCCGAGTGTGGGCGGAAGTACGAACGTCCGGAGTTTTGATGTGCCAGTGGGATATGTGCGAAGTATCGGCAAGCTGACCAACAGCGTAAGGGTCGATTTCAATCGCAGCCGGACGCGGACGCAGAATCTCTACGCGTTTAACGACAACATTGCCGCTGCGGTAGGAATCGATGGAGTTTCAACGAATCCGTTCGATTGGGGATTGCCCACTCTATCTTTCACTAATTTCGGCAGCCTGCAAGACGTCAATCCGCAACTGCTGCGGAACCAGACGTACATTTTTTCCGACAGTGTGGTGTGGAATCATGGCAAGCACACGTGGCGTTGGGGAGGCGACTTCCGGCGCGTCCAACTCAACACCGAAACCAGCAGCAATGCGCGCGGGTCGTTCATCTTTACAGGCCTCAATACTGGATACGATTTTGCCGATTTTCTTTATGACGGGTTCTTGAATGGCCAGCCTGCTCTTGGATTGCCGCAGCAGACTTCTGTGCAGTTTGGCAAAGACAACTATCACTTTCACGGCAACTATTGGGATTTATATGCGCAGGATGAATGGAAAGTGCGCGGGAATCTGACGTTGAATCTGGGGGTCCGTTACGAGTACGTTTCGCCGCTAACCGAAGAGAACAACCTGATTGCGAATCTCGATCTTTCGCCCGCAGTGTTGAACCCGGCGCTGGGCACGCCGGTGGTCGCTGTGGTCGTGCCCGGGCAACCTGGACCTTACAGTGGCAACTTGCCCGGCAGTCTGGTGCGGCCGGATCGCAATAATGTCGCGCCGCGTGTGGGTTTCGCCTGGAAGCCGTTTTCTAAGATGGTCGTGCGCGGTGGATACGGAATCAACTACAACACTGGGGCTTACCAGGGAATCGCGCAGCAGTTGGCTTTTCAGCCGCCGTTCTCGACGGCGGAGACTAACATCCAGACCACCGCCGGAGAGCTTACATTGCAGAACGGTTTTCCGCCGCCTTCGGCCAATGGCATCACCAATAATTATGCGGTGAATCCAAATTACCGGCTCGGCTACGTGCAGATTCGCAATCTCGACATTCAACAGCAGATCCGCCCGACATTGGTTTTCAATCTAGACTACACGGGAACGAAAGGTACACGCCTCGACATGCTTCAGGCGCCCAACCGCGACGCCAACGGAATTCGAGTTCCGTACGCGCAGGCCTTTACTTTCGAAAGTTCGGTGGGGGATTCTGAAGCCAACGCCGGTTCCGTGCGCCTGCGAAAGCGTTTGTCCAATGGCTTTTCGGTTGGCGGCCTCTATACTTTTTCCAAAGCCATTGACGATGCGTCCTCCATTGGAGCGGGAGTCACTACGGCCGCGGGCCGGTCTGGCCTCGGCGGGGGAGGCACCGGACCGGTTGGTGGTGGCGGCAGCTCGTCGGCCAGCAGTGCGGCGAGTGTGGCGCAAAATCCTTTTGATCTCTCCGCCGAGCGCGGGCTCTCCAGCTTCAATCAGACGCATAAGTTCACCGCGGACTATTTGTGGGAACTGCCCTTCGGAAACGATCGGCATTGGCTGACGGAAAATACGCCGCTGCGCGCGATCTTCGGCGACTGGCAGTGGAGCGGAGACTGGACGATTGCTTCCGGGCTTCCATTCACGCCGCGATTCATCGGCAACGCGGCCGAGGTTAACCGCGGGACGAACGGCACCCTGCGTCCCAACCTGGTTCCGGGGCAATCGATTGTGCTGCCGCATCCTACGATTGGCGAATGGTTCAACACCGCCGCATTCTCGCCCGTGCAGCCAACGCCTTATGGCGACGCCCGCCGCAACAGCATTACCGGCCCTGGAACGGAAGTGTTTGATATGGCGTTAACCAAAACAGTGCCGCTGAAAGAGTCTCGCGTGCTGGAATTGCGGGCGCAAGCCACCAATATTTTTAATATGCCCAACTACACGACGATTGATACGTCGGTCAACTCGCCGACCTTTGGCCGAGTAACTGGCGTGGGGGCGATGCGGCAAATTACCATGACCGCCCGGTTCCGGTTTTGA
- a CDS encoding VWA domain-containing protein has translation MKRRASKILTVGIDICLLCSALSSSFSQSTQSSRSSQSSQQPADYTFRVQSDLVLVNVTVRDKNGNPVLGLKPEDFTILEDNKPQKISSFDLEQVDSVATQDVTQVKSLPGAASEPANPGAATPSAVDAANLYKDRRLIVLYFDLSAMEPDEIDRAVTSAENYIDQQMAPADLVSIVSLGSALLVNQDFTSDHDLLKKQLQAFSSGSGQGFEEGTTGTTEGTPDTGQPFTADDTEYNIFNTDRRLEGLRSVAEKLSHLQQKKSLIYFSSGMDRTGIENQSELRAAVNAAVRANLAIYTMDLRGLQAFVAGGEAQNASMRGTSAYSGQATINALNSNFTTQETLVTLAADTGGRAFLDSNDFTKVFKGVQRDTSIYYLLGFHSTNPARDGRYRRITVKVNLPGAKIDYRRGYYAPADYKHSTKEDKELQLQEELASELPTTDLPLYLSAGYFRIDAKKFFVPISLVVPGSEIPFTRSSDRDQATLDVIGMVLDTEQHPVTRIRDTVKLAIDSSSQVQKKNVQYDTGLSLTPGKYHLKLVVRENQTGRMGSFETDLEIPDLKSQPLKMSSIVLASQLQPAKKGSTPNPLIRGGTEIIPNVTHVFSSAQHLRLYYEVYDPTRVSASEAVQSGPSAAQSKSSIRLLSSVGFFRGKAKVFESTMVELTELNARDRGAGVFQLDLPLSPLKPGFYTCQVNVIDDAGGHFLFPRLALLIRPETATVAH, from the coding sequence TTGAAACGACGGGCGAGCAAGATTCTGACGGTCGGCATCGACATTTGCCTGTTGTGCTCGGCGCTGTCGTCGTCATTCTCGCAGTCCACCCAATCCTCCCGATCTTCTCAATCCTCGCAGCAGCCGGCAGATTACACTTTTCGCGTGCAGTCCGATCTTGTACTGGTGAATGTGACCGTGCGAGATAAGAATGGAAATCCCGTGCTGGGCCTGAAGCCGGAAGATTTCACGATCCTCGAAGACAACAAACCACAGAAGATTTCTTCTTTCGACCTGGAGCAGGTGGACTCTGTTGCGACGCAGGATGTGACCCAGGTGAAATCGCTGCCCGGCGCAGCTTCTGAACCGGCAAATCCCGGAGCGGCAACTCCTTCCGCGGTGGATGCGGCGAACCTGTATAAGGATCGACGGCTCATCGTTCTGTATTTCGATCTCTCCGCTATGGAACCCGACGAGATCGACCGCGCAGTCACATCCGCCGAAAATTACATTGACCAACAGATGGCTCCGGCAGATCTGGTCTCGATTGTTTCTCTTGGCAGCGCACTGCTGGTCAACCAGGATTTCACTTCGGACCACGATCTGCTCAAGAAACAGTTGCAGGCTTTCAGCAGCGGAAGCGGTCAGGGATTCGAAGAGGGCACCACGGGCACGACCGAAGGCACGCCCGACACGGGTCAACCCTTCACCGCAGACGATACGGAATACAACATCTTCAATACGGATCGTCGGCTGGAGGGGCTGCGTTCGGTCGCGGAGAAGCTCTCGCACCTCCAGCAGAAAAAGTCGCTGATTTATTTTTCCAGCGGAATGGACCGAACCGGTATCGAGAACCAATCAGAACTGCGGGCGGCGGTCAACGCAGCCGTGCGCGCTAATCTGGCGATTTACACCATGGACCTGCGCGGCCTGCAAGCGTTTGTGGCCGGGGGAGAGGCACAGAATGCCAGCATGCGAGGCACGTCCGCCTATTCCGGCCAGGCTACGATCAATGCTTTGAACTCCAACTTCACCACGCAGGAAACGCTGGTTACGCTCGCCGCCGATACCGGCGGACGCGCATTCCTCGACTCCAACGACTTTACGAAAGTCTTCAAGGGAGTGCAACGGGATACGTCCATCTACTATCTGCTTGGATTTCACAGCACGAATCCCGCTAGAGACGGCCGCTACCGGCGCATCACGGTAAAAGTTAATCTGCCGGGCGCGAAGATCGACTACCGCCGCGGCTACTACGCGCCCGCGGATTACAAGCATTCCACGAAGGAAGACAAGGAGCTGCAGTTGCAGGAAGAACTCGCTTCCGAGTTGCCGACCACCGATCTTCCGCTGTATCTCAGCGCTGGCTATTTTCGAATCGATGCCAAGAAATTCTTCGTTCCCATCTCACTCGTCGTGCCCGGATCGGAGATTCCATTCACCCGCAGCAGTGACCGAGACCAGGCTACGCTGGACGTGATCGGCATGGTCCTCGACACCGAACAGCACCCGGTGACCCGCATTCGCGACACGGTGAAGCTGGCTATCGATAGTTCGTCACAGGTTCAGAAAAAGAACGTGCAATACGACACCGGGTTGAGTCTGACTCCCGGCAAATATCACCTGAAATTGGTGGTGCGGGAAAACCAAACCGGCCGCATGGGTTCATTCGAAACCGATCTGGAAATTCCGGATCTCAAGTCGCAGCCCTTGAAGATGAGTTCGATTGTGCTGGCCAGCCAACTGCAACCGGCGAAGAAAGGCTCGACTCCCAATCCTTTGATTCGCGGCGGAACGGAAATTATTCCGAATGTAACCCACGTATTCTCTTCCGCCCAGCACCTCCGTCTCTACTATGAAGTTTATGACCCGACTCGCGTGAGTGCGTCGGAGGCTGTGCAATCAGGACCATCGGCAGCACAAAGTAAGTCCAGCATCCGCCTGCTCAGCAGCGTGGGCTTTTTTCGCGGTAAAGCTAAGGTATTCGAAAGCACGATGGTCGAACTGACGGAGTTGAATGCCCGCGACCGCGGAGCCGGCGTATTCCAGTTGGACCTGCCACTGAGTCCGCTGAAGCCGGGGTTCTATACCTGTCAGGTCAACGTCATCGATGATGCGGGCGGCCACTTTCTATTCCCGAGGCTTGCTTTACTGATTCGACCGGAAACTGCGACCGTCGCTCACTAG
- a CDS encoding ROK family protein: protein MTDRAQTSRSNISGSQRLAPILGVDIGGTKVAVGLVDHDGKILAQARKPMVANSTAEAGFDAVLAAIDSILSAVPGGIHSIGICAPGPLDPKTGVVLNPPNVPCWRNFPLADRIVDHYSVPVKVDNDANAAALAETRWGAARGFRYVFYATIGTGIGTGFVLDGHIYHGHTGSAGEGGHVSIDYRGPVCNCGKRGCIEILAAGKAIALRARAKLAAEPSRHSAILDLANGDEAAVTAELVGRAFAVGDPLAREVLQQTVEVLIPWLGNIVDLLDPDVLVMGGGVAAMLKPFFDDIRTGLPRWCVNPHAAEIPLRMAHYGADAGIAGGAALCAEDL from the coding sequence GTGACTGATCGAGCCCAGACTTCCCGCTCGAACATTAGTGGATCGCAGCGCCTCGCGCCAATTCTCGGGGTCGACATCGGCGGTACGAAAGTCGCCGTCGGCCTCGTCGACCATGATGGCAAGATTCTCGCGCAAGCTCGCAAGCCGATGGTCGCCAATAGCACGGCCGAAGCTGGATTCGACGCAGTCCTGGCCGCCATCGATTCGATCTTGTCCGCTGTCCCGGGCGGCATTCACAGTATCGGCATCTGCGCTCCTGGGCCGTTGGATCCCAAGACAGGAGTGGTTCTGAATCCTCCGAATGTTCCCTGCTGGCGCAACTTTCCTTTGGCCGACAGAATCGTGGATCACTACAGCGTGCCCGTGAAAGTCGATAACGACGCCAACGCTGCGGCCCTGGCGGAAACGCGTTGGGGCGCGGCTCGCGGATTTCGCTACGTTTTCTACGCTACGATCGGTACCGGCATCGGGACTGGCTTTGTTCTTGACGGCCACATTTACCACGGCCACACCGGCTCAGCCGGCGAAGGCGGACATGTCAGCATCGACTACCGAGGTCCGGTTTGTAATTGCGGCAAACGCGGGTGCATCGAGATCCTCGCCGCCGGCAAGGCGATTGCATTGCGAGCGCGCGCCAAACTCGCCGCCGAACCGTCCCGACATTCCGCGATCCTCGACCTGGCAAATGGAGACGAGGCCGCTGTCACCGCCGAACTCGTGGGCCGGGCATTTGCTGTGGGCGACCCGCTGGCGCGCGAAGTTCTTCAGCAGACGGTCGAGGTCTTAATCCCGTGGCTCGGGAATATCGTGGATCTGCTCGACCCCGACGTTCTGGTAATGGGCGGGGGCGTGGCGGCGATGCTCAAACCGTTCTTCGACGACATCAGAACTGGGCTTCCCCGCTGGTGCGTGAACCCTCACGCCGCGGAAATTCCTCTGAGAATGGCTCACTACGGAGCCGACGCTGGAATTGCGGGTGGCGCGGCACTTTGTGCGGAAGATCTTTAA